One region of Burkholderia pyrrocinia genomic DNA includes:
- a CDS encoding MerR family transcriptional regulator has protein sequence MTSGIWPKGELHARTSGPLVNSGGQDNFSRSHEHSTHRRTCQRHFNDAQAFAPCVTRLESESCAGTYASEFLKAVAVCSGAEIRPERASHGHRAIPTSLSAILHIVDGISMPLTVGMLARRCGITVRALHYYDQTGLLKPIGRSTSGYRLYDEASVSTIRTIQALRGLGLTLDAIAQMLRNRQLALAEVIAESRRAIDAELTRLNALSERLGVLQAASDSGMTWRDADWPDTLALLDRYREHFNTSEIATILARWKDMEAALSTLFSDVRDAMDRHVPPDSREAQKLAYRWLAAAMKWMDGDIGITRRWRQLHVGAAPAPDHAGLDHTLIAYIEQATRLHLAAWRRHLTDDELQRLDKTLSAEWITLGADIRRAIACGADNGDSASLASRWHSLLERTARGDVALRRKLQQALRDEPILQAGHPIDSDVLAWLQRQGAVIADDGNDESGA, from the coding sequence GTGACCTCGGGCATCTGGCCGAAAGGCGAACTTCACGCTCGCACGTCCGGGCCGCTGGTAAACTCGGGCGGCCAAGACAACTTTTCCCGGTCACATGAGCACTCGACGCACCGACGCACCTGCCAACGTCACTTCAATGATGCGCAGGCCTTTGCGCCTTGTGTGACGAGGCTGGAATCAGAAAGCTGCGCCGGAACCTACGCCAGCGAATTTCTGAAAGCCGTTGCTGTTTGTTCAGGAGCAGAAATTCGCCCGGAACGCGCCAGTCACGGCCATCGAGCAATTCCCACTTCCCTATCCGCCATACTCCATATTGTTGACGGAATTTCTATGCCATTAACGGTTGGCATGCTTGCCCGACGTTGCGGCATTACCGTCCGCGCGTTGCACTACTACGATCAGACAGGTCTGCTGAAGCCGATCGGCCGCTCTACGTCAGGCTATCGGTTGTACGACGAAGCCAGCGTATCGACGATCAGGACGATCCAGGCGCTGCGTGGTCTGGGCCTGACACTGGATGCGATCGCGCAGATGCTGCGCAACCGGCAGCTCGCGCTGGCGGAAGTGATTGCCGAGAGCCGGCGCGCAATCGACGCTGAACTGACAAGGTTGAATGCGCTGAGCGAGCGGCTCGGGGTGCTGCAAGCGGCCTCCGATTCGGGCATGACCTGGCGCGATGCGGACTGGCCGGACACGCTCGCGTTGCTCGATCGGTATCGGGAACACTTCAACACGTCGGAAATTGCGACGATCCTTGCGCGTTGGAAGGACATGGAAGCGGCCTTGTCGACATTGTTTTCGGACGTGCGCGACGCAATGGATCGGCATGTCCCGCCGGACTCCCGCGAAGCGCAAAAGCTCGCGTATCGCTGGCTTGCCGCCGCGATGAAATGGATGGACGGCGACATCGGTATCACGCGGCGCTGGCGGCAGTTGCATGTCGGCGCGGCGCCGGCTCCCGACCATGCAGGGCTCGATCACACGCTGATCGCCTATATCGAACAGGCGACCCGTCTGCATCTGGCGGCCTGGCGGCGCCACCTGACGGACGACGAACTCCAGCGCCTCGACAAGACGCTGTCGGCCGAATGGATCACGCTCGGTGCAGACATCCGACGGGCGATCGCCTGCGGCGCCGACAATGGAGATTCCGCTTCGCTCGCGAGCCGCTGGCACTCGCTGCTCGAACGAACGGCGCGCGGCGACGTCGCGCTACGCCGCAAGCTGCAACAGGCACTGCGTGACGAGCCCATTCTGCAAGCCGGCCATCCGATCGATTCCGACGTACTCGCATGGCTGCAACGTCAGGGAGCCGTCATTGCCGACGACGGCAACGATGAGTCTGGCGCTTGA
- a CDS encoding alpha/beta fold hydrolase produces MDPIPDELNEFRIGARPVRAMRLDGGILAAQVGNGPPAVVVLNGGQAFVSKATPRRLRRDLRRVAGILPPGTPFVLLGYPDKPGAQYRITDIVAHIARAIATHWQCTTLIGISFGGVVAARLAAAHPELVSRLVLVSSAHRLAPDGCRLVEQQIIHATRSEFVRLLDTMSGCFRAGWRNLLLRAALLGRRRSVASSVNARHVIVRTLRALRDDAHDGSPWPRQIRADTLIVGGTADPIFADAARETSSWVPSVTHHALPGEGHMVMIERRRQVARLVRDWLDPRS; encoded by the coding sequence ATGGACCCCATACCGGACGAACTGAACGAGTTCCGGATCGGTGCTCGTCCCGTTCGAGCAATGCGGCTGGACGGCGGTATCCTGGCCGCGCAGGTGGGTAACGGACCGCCAGCGGTCGTCGTACTGAATGGCGGACAAGCCTTCGTCTCGAAGGCGACCCCGCGTCGGCTGCGGCGCGACCTGCGCCGCGTTGCCGGTATCCTGCCGCCCGGCACGCCGTTCGTACTGCTCGGATATCCTGACAAGCCCGGCGCGCAATACCGGATCACCGACATCGTCGCGCATATCGCGCGCGCGATCGCCACGCATTGGCAGTGCACGACGCTCATCGGCATCTCGTTCGGAGGCGTCGTCGCGGCGCGCCTTGCGGCCGCCCATCCGGAACTCGTCTCACGACTCGTGCTGGTCTCGAGTGCGCATCGCCTGGCTCCGGACGGCTGTCGACTGGTCGAGCAGCAAATCATTCACGCGACCCGCTCCGAGTTCGTACGCCTGCTCGATACGATGTCCGGATGCTTCCGCGCGGGCTGGCGCAACCTGCTCCTGCGCGCTGCGTTGCTCGGCCGACGCCGCAGCGTCGCGTCGTCGGTCAACGCCAGACACGTCATAGTCCGCACCCTGCGCGCGTTGCGTGACGACGCACACGACGGTTCGCCGTGGCCCCGCCAGATCCGCGCAGATACGCTGATCGTCGGCGGCACCGCCGACCCGATCTTCGCCGACGCGGCGCGCGAAACGTCCTCGTGGGTGCCGTCGGTCACTCATCATGCGCTGCCAGGCGAAGGACATATGGTGATGATCGAGCGCCGGAGGCAGGTTGCCCGGCTCGTCCGGGACTGGCTCGATCCGCGATCCTGA
- a CDS encoding MipA/OmpV family protein has product MPLATLTFAVTAHAENEYTLSLGGGIAPRYQGSNQYRGVIGPSFSAVFSNGFFISSTGGAGYRYTSPHGMFVSASIGYAGGRKDSNRFSGDGSDYLKGMGNVPGSVIAQWRAGVRDKEGVELSVTIDAPITHTSRGFAGHIDLAVPLLHAGKNQIVLTGAAHAATGRYMQTFYGVTDAQAASSGFRPYSLTGGFHGASMSFAWTHAVSQHWSVVATAGTSRILGRYGDSPIVQTRSNYYGGAGINFRF; this is encoded by the coding sequence ATTCCGCTCGCCACGCTGACCTTTGCTGTCACCGCACATGCCGAGAACGAATATACGCTTTCGCTTGGCGGTGGCATCGCGCCGCGCTATCAAGGCAGCAATCAGTATCGAGGCGTCATCGGGCCGTCGTTTTCCGCCGTATTTTCCAACGGCTTTTTCATCAGCTCCACAGGCGGGGCAGGCTACCGCTATACATCGCCGCACGGCATGTTCGTGTCCGCATCGATCGGCTACGCGGGCGGGCGCAAGGATTCGAACCGTTTTAGCGGGGATGGTTCGGATTACCTGAAGGGCATGGGCAACGTGCCCGGTTCGGTGATCGCGCAGTGGCGGGCAGGCGTGCGCGACAAAGAGGGCGTCGAACTGTCGGTGACGATCGATGCCCCGATCACGCACACATCGCGCGGGTTCGCCGGACACATCGATCTGGCGGTGCCGCTGCTGCATGCGGGCAAGAATCAAATCGTCTTGACGGGAGCCGCACACGCGGCGACAGGCCGATATATGCAGACATTTTATGGCGTGACGGATGCGCAGGCGGCGTCAAGCGGATTCCGGCCGTATTCATTGACCGGCGGATTTCATGGCGCGTCGATGTCGTTCGCGTGGACGCACGCCGTGTCGCAACATTGGTCGGTTGTTGCAACGGCCGGGACATCGCGAATCCTTGGCCGCTACGGCGACAGCCCCATCGTGCAGACGCGGAGCAATTACTATGGGGGCGCAGGCATCAATTTCCGATTCTGA